The sequence AGATTAGAACAGGCGACACTGTGTATTTACAATGTATATTCATCTGGTATTTGCTACCAAATACAGAAAAAACATATGCTTAAAGACAGAGCTTGTATGGGAAAAAATCTATAAAAATATAAAAAAAATACAAAAATCCCCCACTCAAAGTGGGGGAATATCTGAATTCCTTAATATTATTTTTATTTCTTTACTTCTTTAACAAAGTTAACAGGTATTTCTTTTGGCTGAGATTCTGGTTTTTTGGGCATGGTAATCTTTAAAAGACCATTTTCATATTTAGCTTCGATTTTATCTTTCTCTATGTTATCTGGCAAGGAAAAGCTTCTTGAAAAGCTGCCATAACTCCTTTCAATTCGATAATAATTTTCTTTTTTATCTTCCTTTTCAAATTTTCTTTCGCCATTAATGGTAAGCATGCCATCCTCAATTTTGATCTTTAAATCATCTTCTTTGAGACCTGGCGCTTCCACTTCAATAATTATATTTCCTTCTTTTTCATAAACATCCATTGCAGGTATCCAACGAGAGGTAGTTTCAAACTCCGTTGAGGGCAGCAAGTCGTTAAAAACTTTATTAATCCTTTCCTGCAGAGCAAATAAACTTTCAAAAGGATCTGATGACCTTAATAAAGATCTAACAGGCTTTAGCATACTAACACCTCCTAATTTTTTTATTAGCACTCATCATTCTTGGGTGCTAATAATATTATAATAATAAAATTTATCTTGTCAATAGGTGGAATTGCTTCATTAAAAATCTAAATGAAAAATAAAAAAGCTTAAAAAATAATATCGTGGATAGTGTGAATATTAACTCATAGAATATATTTGGGATTTACATAATTAAATTTGACTAATTCGGTATAAGTAGGTTATAATATCACACGAAAGTAGGGCCCTTAGCTCAATGGCAGAGCAGCGGACTCATAATCCGTTGGTTGTAGGTTCGAATCCTTCAGGGCCCACCAATTTAAATTTAGGATTTTAAGTCACGAAGACTTATGTTTTTATATGTCTTTGTGACTTTTTTGTTTTTGGAGGAGGTGATAAATCTTTTATTTTTTTTATTGAATAAAAAATACTTGGGAGGGTTATTATGAAAAGATTTTTTACGGCCTTTTGCTTTCTCTTCGTTTCTGCTTATTTTGTTTCTTTTGCTTTTGCAGGACCATTCTCAGATGTACCAGCTAATTCTTGGGCATACAAGGCAGTGCAAGATTTAGCAGCAAAGGGATTGGTCATTGGTTATGGCGATGGAACTTTTAGAGGAGAGAGACTTGCCACTCGTTATGAGATGGCAATGGTAGTTGCAAGAATGCTTGATATGTATGAAAAGGGTCAAAACGCTCAGGATCAAAAGATAGAGCTTAACGCTAACGACATCGCAACGCTTATGAAGTTAGCCCAAGAGTTTAAGTCAGAACTCGCATCTTTAAACGTCAGAGTTGCAGCACTTGAGAAGAAAGCAGCTCTTGACACAGTAAACTTCACAGGGGATGCAAGGTTTAGGTTCGGGAGCGAGAAAAGAACGTTTTATCCGATGGCTACATCTGGAACAAACGTGTTTATTAATACAGAAGGTTCATCTAAAAATGGATTTATAGTAGGTGACACCTCTCCTGCAATGTTGGCTCAAGATCCAAACCTTTCCCAGCAAAAGGACAATACGTTTATGCAGTATAGAATAAGGCTAAACGTATCAGCTCCTGTAGCAGACAACATATCCTTTAACGCAAGGCTTACAATGGAGAAGAACGCAGGAGTTAATTCAGACGGCTCTTCAAACAGCAATCCTTTGTATGCCTCTCTTACAGGTTACAATGATGACAACAACACGTTGTATGTAGAGAGATCTTACATCACCTGGACTCTTAACCCATATCCTGTAACCTTTGTACTTGGTAGACTTCCTACTATGGATTCAGGCGCTTATTACAACAACCTGTTTATGGATACAGGCACAGAAGGCGCTATGGCAATATTTGATCTGAGCAACATATTTCCCTCTACATCTCTTTCAGCTGCATGGGTAAAGATGTTTGATGCCGGGCTTATAACATCAACAGGTGAAGCAAGCGGTTTAAAGGATAAGGATGCCTATATCTTGAACCTTAGCACAAAATTATTTAATACCTTTGGTTTAGAGGCAGACTATGGAAACGTAAACAAGTTTTCGTATATGGGAAGTGCACCAAATGGCGTATACGGAAAGTATGATTGGTGGGCAATAATAGGTAACTGGACTATGTATAACGTAAATATGTGGGCAGGTTACAACGGCACATCTACAGATATGCCAGCACAGACCGCCACAGGTCCAAGCTTTACAAGTTTACATTCTGTAAATGGAGGAGCATTCAGAGTTGGAGCTACCATTCCTCTTCCAGTGGGCTCTCTTACAGGAGATTTCTGGTTTGGGAATAACAAGTGGTACAATCCATTTAACCTAAATACAATGGTTACTACAGAGTATAAGGACTATTACAACGTCTACTATACCTTCCCCGTTGCAAATAATGCCACTCTTACTCTAAACTACGATTATTGGAAGGGCAAAAAACCATACTCAACTGACTCTGTAAATAGTTACTACTATACCTTCAATCCAGATCAGATCGATAAAGACCAAAGATATTATATTCAGTTAGACGTGAATTTCTAAGAAGACAAATCCCTTCAGAACTATTTAAATGGTCTGAAGGGATTTTCTTTGTAGATAGCTCCTTAATATAACAGCAAATGTAAATAATATTATGCTAAAAACCTGGGAATGAGTAAGACCAAAGAAGATTCTTGCTTCATCGCGCAAAAATTCTATTAAAAATCTTGATATAGAATACATTATTAGATATTTTGTAGTCAGATCTCCTTTAAATTTTTCTTTCCCTCTTTGAAAGTAAAGATAAATAAAAAATAAAAAACTTACAAACGAGTCTATCAGCTGAGTAGGAATTCTTTCTCCAGGAACGTGGGCATCGGCAAATACAACTGAAATAGGAGTTTTTGCGACGATTCCATAGCAGCATCCATTAAGGAAACATCCAATTCTGCCTATTGCATATGCAAGTGGTAGAAAGGGAGATATTAAATCAGATAAAGTAAGTAAATCGATTTTGTAATATTTAGCCATAAAATAAAAGGCTAGTGCAAATCCGACTAAACCTCCATAAAAAACCAATCCGCCATCCCATAAATAAAAAACGCTAATCAAGTTATTCACGAAGTCCTGGTGATGTTCTATAACGTAGTATATCCTTGCACCAATTAAAGAGCAAAATATACTGACAATACCAATATTTAGAATGTTATCAGGGTTGATATTCTTCTTTTTAGCGTCTCTTAAGATAAAGATTGTTGAAATAATAATTCCTAAAGCAACCATAAAGCCCCACGAATATACCTTTAATCCATCAAAGCTGAATAAAATTCTGTGCATATTACCTCCAATTTTCTTAATCTTTCATATTTTAAACTAAAATCTTAAAAAAGTTATTACAGTTTTCTAAATAATACAAAGAAATGAATCCTTATAAAAATATAATTGATATTTATTCAATTATTGACATTATGTGTATTTGAGTGTTGAATAGTGTTTATGAGTGGGATAAAGTGGGATAAGAAATTATGTTAGGTGGAGAATATCTACATTCTTTAGACTCTAAGGGTAGAGTTACTATTCCCTTTAAGTTAAGAGATGAGATATCCTCAAAGATTATTCTCACAAGAGGCTTTGAAAGATGTTTGTACCTTTATCCGGTAAGGTATTGGGAAGAATACGTAGAGTATTTGAAAGAAAAATCAAGATCAGATATAAAGCTTAGAGATGTAATTCGTTTTTTGTTTTCGGGCGCTTATGATGATGAGTTAGATCGCGCTGGGAGACTTTTGCTTCCTCAACAATTAAGAGAGTATAGCAATATACAAAAAGAAGTTGTAGTGATTGGTGCAATGGATAGGGTTGAATTGTGGAATCCTGAGGAGTGGGAGAGCCAAAAAAAGAAGATTTCAAATTCTGTCAAAAGATTTATAGAAAATGAGTAACTATACAAAGAATATTCATATTCCAGTTCTTCTGAATGAAGTTTTAGAAAATTCTAAGTTAACTCCTGGAAAAGTAGTAATAGACGGTACAATTGGTGCTGGAGGACATAGCTTTAATTTTTTGAAAAAAATTCTTCCAGGCGGTTTTCTTTTAGGATTTGATAAGGATGTAGAGGCAGTAAAATTAGCAGATGAGAAATTGTCTTTATCCTTTAATAGGAATTCCTTTGCTATTTTCAATGATAAATTTGAAAATTTTGCCAAATATTTAAACCTTTTGCCTTATGGTAGATTTGATTTATTTTTTTTAGACCTCGGGCTTTCCACTATGCAAATTAAGGAGTCAAATAGGGGATTTAGTTTTATAGGGGATGAAAAATTAGATATGCGAATGGATCCCAGAGAAAAATTGACCGCTTCAGACTGGCTTAACAGTGCAAGCGAGGAAGAAATGGAAGAAGTTTTTAGAAAATATGGTGATGAGCCTAGAGCAAGAAAATTGGCTAAGATGATATCTCTGAGAAGGCGCGAAAAATTGTTTGAAAGTACTATGGATCTTACCCAACTTGTAAAAAAAATCTATCCATATGGTAGAAGGCATCCTGCAACAAGAATTTTTCAGGCAATAAGAATTGTTGTAAACGATGAAATTGAACATCTTGAATCTACTTTGAGGGAAGCTACAAAATATATAAATTCTCTTGGAAGAATAATTGTTATTTCTTTTCATTCAGGAGAAGATAGAGTTGTTAAGTGGACATTTAAAAATTTAGAAAAGGAGGGAAAGGGAAAAGTAATAACAAAAAAGCCTATTATAGCTTTGGAAAGTGAAGTTAAAGAAAATCCATTGGCTAGGAGTGCCAAAATGAGGGTATGGGAGGCAATATGAAAAGAGATTATGATTTGAGCTTTTCTGAAATTGAAAGTATCAAAGGACTTAGAACTTTTGAATTAAAAAACATTCTTATAAATATTAAGAACAACATCTTAATAGTTTTGTTTTCTTTATTTATAATATTAATTCTGGTCTATGGTCTTTATTTAAGATCAGATATAATATCAATGTCTAATGAAGTTGATAGTATTAAGACTTCAATTCAACGATTAGAAACAATAAAGACGCAAAAAACTTTAGAGGAGGCAAATGTTTTTAATGCAAAAGTGATGCAATCGGTTGCTTTGAAAAGGGGAATGAGTTTACCATCAGAGATAGAGTATATCCAAATAAACCATTAGATCAATCGCATAATGAATTTATAAATAAAAGAATTGCTTATATACAAAAAATCATGATACTCTTGTTTTTTGTTGCTATATTTAAACAACTTTATTTTGTTACAATTGATAGACAAAAATTAATTTCTTATGCTCAAGAACAAAGAAATGAAACAGTGAAAGTATCAAACCCTAGAGGTGAAATTATTGACAGAGAAGGATTGATTTTAGCTTTTTCAATTCCTTCCTATTCGTTGTATATACAACCGTCACTTATAAAAAATGATGAAATTAGAAACAAATTATATGATGAACTTTCAAAGATTAAGGGTATACCAATTGAAAACCTTAAAAAAATTTTCGATAAAAATGCACCTTTCACTTGGGTTTATAGAAAGATGCCATTTGACATTGAAAAGCAAGTTAGAGAAATTCTAACTAAATTTCCAGAACAGGGAATAGGTCTTATAAAGGAAGAAAAAAGGGTTTATCCATATAAAGACCTCGCTGAGCCTCTTTTAGGCTTTGTAGGGACTGATAATCAGGGATTGGAAGGTGTAGAAAAGTTTTATAATTCATATTTAAGTAGTATTTCGAAAGAAGAGAATTTGGAGTTTGATGCTAATGGAAGGATAGTGAATATAGATAAATTAGAAAATCTGGTGCAATCGTCTCCGGTAAAATTGAAACTGACGATAGATTCTAAGTTGCAAGGTCTTACTGAAAGTCTCTTAGATGAATGTATAAAGGAGTATAAAGCAAAAAGAGGAACTGTAATTGTAGTTGATATTAAAACAGGGGCAATTCTAACTTTGGCTCAAAGTCCAAGGATAAATCCTGATAAGTTTTATGATTTTCCAGAAGAAGACTATAGAATTATTTCAAGGGATTTCCTATATGAGCCTGGTTCAATACTAAAACCTATAATATTTAATATATTGTTGGATAACAATATAATATCCAAAGACACAACAGTTAATATTGGAAAATATTTACAAGTTGCTAATAGAAGAATTTTTGATGCTGAGGATGGATTGGGTTTATCAGGTCCATCTACTATTAAAGATATTTTAAGATATTCTAGCAATATTGGTGCTGGTTCTTTAGCTTTGAAAGCTCCAAATAAAGAGTATTTTGAGTTATTAAAAAAATATTTTTGTGATGATGAAAAATATCTTTTTTCTGAAAACTTTCTTAAGGGGTATGTTCATCTACCTGATTATAAAGGTCCAGTTGAGCAGGCAACAACGGCATTTGGACAGGGTATTTCACTTTCCTTCTTGAACGTTGTTGCTTATTATTCTGCTATCGCAAATGGAGGAGAGATTGTTCCTTTAAAGATTATTGAGGATGATATTGGCAGACCTCAAAGGCTATTTGAAAAAAGTAATGCTGATTTTATAAGAAAGTGCCTGATAAGCGTTGTGCAGAATGGAACTGGCGTAAGTGCTCAGATAAATGGAGTAGAAGTTGCAGGAAAAACTGGAACAGCTCAGAAACCATCAAAACTGGGTGGATATATTCCAGGAGAATATGTAGCTTCTTTTATAGGTTTTTTCCCTGCTAATAAACCTAAATATGTAATTGGTGTATTGATTGATAAC comes from Thermodesulfobium acidiphilum and encodes:
- a CDS encoding Hsp20/alpha crystallin family protein, producing the protein MLKPVRSLLRSSDPFESLFALQERINKVFNDLLPSTEFETTSRWIPAMDVYEKEGNIIIEVEAPGLKEDDLKIKIEDGMLTINGERKFEKEDKKENYYRIERSYGSFSRSFSLPDNIEKDKIEAKYENGLLKITMPKKPESQPKEIPVNFVKEVKK
- a CDS encoding putative porin; protein product: MKRFFTAFCFLFVSAYFVSFAFAGPFSDVPANSWAYKAVQDLAAKGLVIGYGDGTFRGERLATRYEMAMVVARMLDMYEKGQNAQDQKIELNANDIATLMKLAQEFKSELASLNVRVAALEKKAALDTVNFTGDARFRFGSEKRTFYPMATSGTNVFINTEGSSKNGFIVGDTSPAMLAQDPNLSQQKDNTFMQYRIRLNVSAPVADNISFNARLTMEKNAGVNSDGSSNSNPLYASLTGYNDDNNTLYVERSYITWTLNPYPVTFVLGRLPTMDSGAYYNNLFMDTGTEGAMAIFDLSNIFPSTSLSAAWVKMFDAGLITSTGEASGLKDKDAYILNLSTKLFNTFGLEADYGNVNKFSYMGSAPNGVYGKYDWWAIIGNWTMYNVNMWAGYNGTSTDMPAQTATGPSFTSLHSVNGGAFRVGATIPLPVGSLTGDFWFGNNKWYNPFNLNTMVTTEYKDYYNVYYTFPVANNATLTLNYDYWKGKKPYSTDSVNSYYYTFNPDQIDKDQRYYIQLDVNF
- the lgt gene encoding prolipoprotein diacylglyceryl transferase, with product MHRILFSFDGLKVYSWGFMVALGIIISTIFILRDAKKKNINPDNILNIGIVSIFCSLIGARIYYVIEHHQDFVNNLISVFYLWDGGLVFYGGLVGFALAFYFMAKYYKIDLLTLSDLISPFLPLAYAIGRIGCFLNGCCYGIVAKTPISVVFADAHVPGERIPTQLIDSFVSFLFFIYLYFQRGKEKFKGDLTTKYLIMYSISRFLIEFLRDEARIFFGLTHSQVFSIILFTFAVILRSYLQRKSLQTI
- the mraZ gene encoding division/cell wall cluster transcriptional repressor MraZ translates to MLGGEYLHSLDSKGRVTIPFKLRDEISSKIILTRGFERCLYLYPVRYWEEYVEYLKEKSRSDIKLRDVIRFLFSGAYDDELDRAGRLLLPQQLREYSNIQKEVVVIGAMDRVELWNPEEWESQKKKISNSVKRFIENE
- the rsmH gene encoding 16S rRNA (cytosine(1402)-N(4))-methyltransferase RsmH → MSNYTKNIHIPVLLNEVLENSKLTPGKVVIDGTIGAGGHSFNFLKKILPGGFLLGFDKDVEAVKLADEKLSLSFNRNSFAIFNDKFENFAKYLNLLPYGRFDLFFLDLGLSTMQIKESNRGFSFIGDEKLDMRMDPREKLTASDWLNSASEEEMEEVFRKYGDEPRARKLAKMISLRRREKLFESTMDLTQLVKKIYPYGRRHPATRIFQAIRIVVNDEIEHLESTLREATKYINSLGRIIVISFHSGEDRVVKWTFKNLEKEGKGKVITKKPIIALESEVKENPLARSAKMRVWEAI
- a CDS encoding peptidoglycan D,D-transpeptidase FtsI family protein; the protein is MILLFFVAIFKQLYFVTIDRQKLISYAQEQRNETVKVSNPRGEIIDREGLILAFSIPSYSLYIQPSLIKNDEIRNKLYDELSKIKGIPIENLKKIFDKNAPFTWVYRKMPFDIEKQVREILTKFPEQGIGLIKEEKRVYPYKDLAEPLLGFVGTDNQGLEGVEKFYNSYLSSISKEENLEFDANGRIVNIDKLENLVQSSPVKLKLTIDSKLQGLTESLLDECIKEYKAKRGTVIVVDIKTGAILTLAQSPRINPDKFYDFPEEDYRIISRDFLYEPGSILKPIIFNILLDNNIISKDTTVNIGKYLQVANRRIFDAEDGLGLSGPSTIKDILRYSSNIGAGSLALKAPNKEYFELLKKYFCDDEKYLFSENFLKGYVHLPDYKGPVEQATTAFGQGISLSFLNVVAYYSAIANGGEIVPLKIIEDDIGRPQRLFEKSNADFIRKCLISVVQNGTGVSAQINGVEVAGKTGTAQKPSKLGGYIPGEYVASFIGFFPANKPKYVIGVLIDNPVGIHWGGSVAAPLFRKIAIATMSMNK